From a region of the Alphaproteobacteria bacterium genome:
- a CDS encoding dCMP deaminase family protein, with product MSWDRRFIALAEHIAAWSKDPSTKVGCVVVGPDREILTTGYNGFPRGVTDDPKRMERPAKYLWTSHAEENAVAHAARIGVSLKGCTAYVTHCPCSRCARSLIQSGVRRVVYPNEAKGTVGMDMSEFEVAAIMFGEAGVTLDAL from the coding sequence ATGAGTTGGGATCGCAGATTCATCGCCCTGGCGGAGCATATCGCAGCCTGGAGCAAGGACCCTTCGACCAAGGTCGGATGCGTGGTGGTGGGTCCCGACCGCGAGATTTTGACCACGGGCTATAACGGGTTTCCGCGCGGCGTGACCGACGATCCCAAACGCATGGAACGCCCGGCCAAATATCTGTGGACCAGCCATGCCGAAGAAAACGCCGTCGCCCACGCGGCCCGGATCGGCGTCAGCCTGAAGGGATGCACCGCCTATGTCACGCATTGCCCTTGTTCGCGATGCGCGCGCAGCCTGATCCAATCCGGGGTTCGCAGGGTCGTCTATCCCAACGAAGCCAAGGGCACCGTCGGCATGGATATGAGCGAATTCGAAGTGGCGGCCATCATGTTCGGCGAGGCCGGGGTGACGCTGGACGCGCTTTAA
- a CDS encoding class I SAM-dependent methyltransferase, with protein sequence MTSDNRWLDYWNGDVSVYVSKRHLMAHYKGLFADIQPLLPKSPFTLLDYGCGEALMAPSIAELGGRVLLYDRAEAKRTTLRNRFAGLPAIEILSDLHAAQGACDVVLMISVIQYVPKGQLPDLLRSLKALLTPQGKLVIGDILSPDNSLVGDVRALLGFGMAEGFLFDAMKGLVKTLRSDYRQMRKQLGLSAYTISEIVGVLTECGFQPQPLTKNIGHARHRRSVVAGLK encoded by the coding sequence ATGACTTCCGACAATCGTTGGCTTGACTACTGGAACGGCGACGTGTCGGTCTATGTCAGCAAACGCCACCTGATGGCCCACTATAAGGGGCTGTTTGCCGATATTCAGCCCTTGCTGCCCAAGTCCCCCTTCACCTTGCTGGATTATGGTTGCGGCGAGGCCCTGATGGCGCCCAGCATCGCAGAGCTTGGCGGGCGCGTGCTGCTTTATGACCGGGCCGAGGCCAAGCGCACAACACTTCGCAACCGCTTTGCCGGATTGCCCGCCATCGAAATCCTTAGCGATCTGCACGCAGCCCAAGGGGCTTGCGATGTCGTGCTGATGATTTCCGTCATTCAATATGTGCCCAAAGGGCAGTTGCCGGACTTGCTGCGCAGCTTAAAAGCGTTGTTGACGCCGCAAGGCAAGCTGGTGATCGGCGACATTCTAAGCCCCGACAACAGCTTGGTTGGCGATGTGCGGGCCTTGCTGGGTTTCGGCATGGCCGAGGGATTCCTGTTCGACGCCATGAAGGGGCTGGTGAAAACCCTGCGTTCCGATTATCGCCAGATGCGAAAGCAGCTGGGCTTGTCGGCCTACACGATTTCGGAAATCGTGGGCGTGCTGACCGAATGCGGTTTTCAGCCCCAGCCCCTGACCAAGAATATCGGCCATGCCAGACACCGGCGTTCGGTGGTGGCCGGGCTGAAATAG
- a CDS encoding acyloxyacyl hydrolase: MRRFILTLMLVLVASLPTHAEGLGDLVYEVKGGLLYHDMDNLWSGFRRESGVDLNAELVFTPSLPVLGGAIRPALGGSLNSSGDTSKAYLDAVWSYETNIGLYFGLGLGAAVHNGDLELRSRDHKALGSRVLFHIPAEIGYRFDGHNGISLYFDHVSNAFLADPNEGMDTLGVRYGYKF; this comes from the coding sequence ATGCGCCGTTTTATCCTAACCCTTATGCTTGTTCTGGTCGCTAGTTTGCCGACCCATGCCGAAGGACTTGGCGATTTGGTCTATGAGGTGAAGGGCGGTTTGCTCTATCACGACATGGACAATCTTTGGAGCGGCTTTCGCCGCGAGTCCGGCGTTGATCTCAATGCAGAACTGGTTTTCACGCCCAGCCTGCCTGTGCTCGGCGGGGCCATTCGTCCGGCCCTGGGCGGCAGCCTCAATTCGTCGGGCGACACCAGCAAGGCCTATTTGGATGCCGTCTGGAGCTATGAGACCAACATCGGCCTGTATTTCGGGCTGGGGCTGGGCGCCGCCGTGCATAATGGCGACCTGGAACTGAGAAGCCGCGACCACAAGGCGCTCGGCTCGCGGGTCCTGTTCCACATTCCGGCGGAAATCGGTTATCGCTTCGACGGCCATAACGGTATCTCGCTTTATTTCGACCATGTCTCCAACGCCTTCCTGGCCGATCCGAACGAGGGCATGGATACGCTGGGCGTTCGCTACGGCTATAAATTCTAA
- a CDS encoding glucosamine-6-phosphate deaminase: MLVHILPDAQAVSQRAARLAANLVRAKAKAVLGLAAGATPLAMYGELVRAHKTGEVDLSAITVFGLDEYLSLGSDHPASCAYTLRRHLIEPLGLPDDRVHLLDGLAGGNLVAYCADYEARIKAAGGLDLQILGLGVNGHIGFNEPGCSLGGRTHTAVLRSSTLATNKAVFAPYGEEVPRGAVSMGVATILSAKRILLLATGPAKAQAVAKAVEGPVTTMLPASALQMHPDALLLLDEAAAADLSLKADYQAQTALLEKLGAVEG; the protein is encoded by the coding sequence TTGCTGGTTCATATTCTTCCTGATGCCCAGGCGGTCAGCCAAAGGGCTGCCCGACTGGCCGCCAACTTGGTTCGCGCCAAAGCCAAGGCCGTGCTGGGACTGGCCGCCGGGGCAACCCCCCTGGCCATGTATGGCGAGCTTGTGCGCGCGCACAAAACGGGCGAGGTGGATTTATCGGCCATCACCGTTTTCGGGCTGGACGAATATCTAAGCCTGGGAAGTGATCATCCGGCCAGTTGCGCCTATACGTTAAGGCGCCATCTGATCGAACCGCTTGGCCTGCCAGATGATCGCGTTCATCTGCTGGATGGGCTGGCTGGCGGCAATCTTGTCGCTTATTGCGCCGATTACGAGGCAAGGATCAAGGCCGCGGGCGGGCTTGATTTGCAAATCCTCGGCCTGGGCGTCAATGGCCATATCGGTTTCAACGAGCCGGGATGCAGCCTGGGCGGGCGGACGCATACGGCTGTCCTTCGCTCCAGCACGCTGGCCACCAACAAGGCGGTGTTCGCCCCCTATGGCGAAGAGGTGCCCAGGGGCGCCGTCAGCATGGGGGTGGCCACAATTCTGTCCGCCAAGCGCATCTTGCTGCTGGCGACCGGACCCGCCAAGGCCCAGGCGGTGGCCAAGGCCGTGGAGGGCCCCGTTACGACGATGCTGCCCGCCTCGGCGCTGCAGATGCATCCCGATGCGCTGCTGCTGCTTGACGAGGCGGCGGCGGCTGACCTGTCGCTGAAGGCCGACTATCAGGCGCAAACCGCCCTGCTTGAAAAGCTAGGGGCGGTGGAGGGTTAA
- a CDS encoding type II toxin-antitoxin system RelB/DinJ family antitoxin — protein MTANAVVRARIDEHIKEEAGAVLAAMGLTVSDAFRLMMTRIARDKALPFDPLIPNAKTIEAIKAARRGETVPVGSLEELMADLNADD, from the coding sequence ATGACCGCCAATGCCGTTGTCCGCGCCCGGATCGACGAACACATCAAGGAAGAGGCCGGGGCCGTGCTGGCCGCCATGGGCCTGACAGTGTCCGACGCCTTCCGCCTGATGATGACGAGGATCGCACGTGATAAGGCCTTGCCCTTCGACCCTCTGATTCCCAACGCCAAGACCATCGAGGCCATCAAGGCGGCTCGTCGTGGCGAGACGGTTCCGGTCGGAAGTCTTGAAGAACTGATGGCCGACCTGAATGCGGACGATTAG
- a CDS encoding beta-glucosidase, whose product MKQSRFPNLSNLPPNFLFGASTSCYQVEGALNEDGRGRSFWETYAAIPGKIANGDTAEVACDHYHRSAQDVALMQDLGLSAYRFSVSWARILPQGQGSVNEAGLDFYDRLVDQLLAAKIKPFLCLYHWDLPQALDDLGGWLNRDIANWFADYAAIVAKRLGNRVSHFATFNEPSLFTLFGYGWNWMPPGKADRKALLTSIHNVNLSHGAGVDAVKSEAPQAQLGCVHTFQPCFPETDDDNSRAASLRMDEMWNRSFPHPQILGRYPDGLAEEMEAVCVRPGDLARIHRPLDWFGLNHYSPSFVKDEDNVGRFGFGAAPPELGQTGIGWAISPEVFRDALHDISSTYGLPIYVTENGFGTRSEPEDAQFIQDQDRIDYLNSYIAAMTDAVAKGVDVRGYFVWSLMDNFEWVLGYEVRFGIVHVDYKTQARTPKASANWYKDLIAGFKLGQAGRASEGTIKKS is encoded by the coding sequence ATGAAGCAAAGCCGCTTTCCCAATCTGTCCAATTTGCCGCCAAATTTTCTGTTTGGCGCTTCGACCTCCTGCTATCAGGTCGAGGGCGCTCTGAACGAAGATGGGCGAGGCCGCAGCTTTTGGGAAACTTATGCCGCGATCCCCGGCAAGATCGCCAATGGCGATACCGCCGAAGTCGCTTGCGATCACTATCACCGCAGCGCCCAAGACGTCGCCTTGATGCAAGATTTGGGGCTGTCTGCCTACCGATTCTCGGTGTCCTGGGCGCGTATTCTGCCCCAGGGGCAGGGTTCGGTGAACGAAGCCGGGCTGGATTTCTATGATCGATTGGTCGATCAATTGCTGGCCGCCAAGATCAAACCCTTCTTGTGCTTGTACCATTGGGATCTTCCCCAGGCACTTGACGATCTGGGCGGTTGGCTGAACCGCGATATCGCCAACTGGTTCGCCGACTATGCCGCAATCGTTGCGAAACGGCTGGGAAACCGAGTTTCGCATTTCGCCACCTTCAACGAGCCGTCGCTTTTTACCCTGTTCGGCTATGGCTGGAACTGGATGCCGCCAGGCAAGGCCGACCGCAAGGCTTTGCTGACTTCGATACACAATGTGAATTTGTCGCATGGCGCAGGCGTCGATGCCGTCAAGAGCGAAGCGCCGCAGGCGCAACTGGGCTGCGTGCATACGTTCCAGCCCTGTTTTCCCGAGACGGATGATGACAATTCGCGGGCGGCCAGCCTTCGTATGGACGAAATGTGGAACCGATCCTTTCCGCATCCGCAGATTCTTGGACGCTATCCCGACGGATTGGCCGAAGAGATGGAGGCCGTGTGCGTGCGCCCCGGCGATCTGGCGCGGATTCATCGTCCCTTGGATTGGTTCGGCCTCAACCATTATTCGCCCAGTTTCGTGAAGGACGAGGACAATGTCGGTCGTTTCGGTTTTGGCGCGGCGCCGCCCGAGCTTGGGCAGACCGGGATCGGTTGGGCGATTTCCCCCGAGGTCTTTCGCGATGCGCTGCATGACATTTCCAGCACCTATGGCTTGCCGATCTACGTCACTGAAAACGGATTCGGAACCCGCTCGGAACCCGAAGACGCACAATTCATCCAAGACCAGGACCGCATCGATTATCTGAATTCGTACATTGCCGCCATGACGGACGCGGTGGCCAAAGGGGTGGATGTGCGGGGCTATTTCGTCTGGTCGCTGATGGATAATTTCGAGTGGGTGCTGGGTTACGAAGTCCGCTTCGGGATCGTCCATGTCGATTACAAGACGCAAGCACGCACGCCCAAGGCTTCGGCCAATTGGTACAAGGACCTGATCGCCGGTTTCAAGCTGGGGCAGGCAGGTCGAGCGTCGGAAGGGACAATCAAAAAATCATGA
- a CDS encoding nucleotidyltransferase family protein, whose amino-acid sequence MKPSTALDSKRDAIRQTASRFRVANLRVFGSVLNGADQDGSDLDLLVDPLPGTTLFDLGGLQDELQELLGVPVDLLTPGDLPPKFRADVLAQARPV is encoded by the coding sequence GTGAAGCCCTCGACCGCGCTTGATTCAAAACGAGATGCCATCCGCCAAACGGCCAGCCGCTTTCGCGTGGCGAATCTGCGCGTGTTCGGCTCGGTGCTGAATGGAGCCGACCAGGACGGCAGCGATCTCGATTTGCTTGTCGATCCTCTCCCCGGCACCACCCTGTTCGATCTTGGCGGTCTGCAAGATGAATTGCAGGAGCTGCTGGGTGTGCCGGTCGATCTGCTTACCCCAGGCGATCTGCCACCCAAATTCCGTGCCGACGTGTTGGCACAGGCAAGGCCGGTTTGA
- a CDS encoding putative Ig domain-containing protein — translation MFRRKNQQPASHSRAGRKTVHAAFLAAAGLSIGAIAHADEHPANYSGGGYNSASRSSSFTDTVLRTSQPSPSGLNYAAGPFRASLNPSLPDQTGSEWGQNATLGFELSDFSMRMKWDNKYKTRGGFTLGAVLDEEKHYAIGAGFLTNHRAQEGYGQFQFVVPELDPWSSFTLGEHVSQATEYYLLDDRQVRTYTTYLNWFKRNPGRQGVSESLPPSLAAPLQTLMDNVSSLSGTATYGFSPMERSGFQGSPRTNASDLSLRAVTPSILGAYLPVSVGTGVNIAHYNHVDNTTQWKAVGNGGLGVAFLGGDYFGHSLRWLVGMGGDVDTRGVVGGTAAAEVGPLSLSYRQTSHKEQTLLASWRVSDLWTEDQKQRASTLSVANGNGPLNLASQPMPSSEDSMRETEGALGRLGFLPPTGAETAKPTSPAAAKAGMRLSAAGVAEQPRAIQESLKRSQELAKEVRDSKNSELAKSCGKAICAPSAKVSGTQATNAQATVVFTLDTSEYFSGENLTYSNSSAIANLSFDSTTGRFSGTIPLGQVGDTYNRTITATNSQGSASVSISITVVP, via the coding sequence ATGTTTCGCCGCAAAAATCAGCAACCCGCCAGCCATAGCCGCGCCGGTCGAAAGACCGTGCATGCGGCTTTCTTGGCTGCGGCTGGTTTGTCCATCGGCGCAATCGCCCATGCCGACGAACACCCCGCAAACTACAGCGGGGGGGGGTATAATTCTGCTTCCCGTTCCTCGTCCTTTACCGATACCGTTCTTCGAACTTCGCAGCCATCGCCATCTGGCCTGAATTACGCGGCCGGTCCATTCCGGGCTTCGCTAAATCCATCCTTGCCCGATCAAACGGGCAGCGAATGGGGCCAGAACGCCACGCTGGGTTTCGAACTGTCCGATTTTTCCATGCGGATGAAATGGGACAACAAATACAAAACGCGCGGCGGCTTCACGCTGGGCGCGGTGCTGGATGAAGAAAAGCATTACGCCATCGGCGCCGGGTTCCTGACCAATCATCGCGCCCAGGAAGGCTATGGCCAATTCCAATTCGTGGTGCCGGAACTTGACCCCTGGTCCAGCTTTACGCTGGGTGAGCATGTTTCGCAGGCGACCGAATATTATTTGCTCGATGATCGGCAGGTTCGCACCTACACCACGTATCTCAATTGGTTCAAGCGCAACCCTGGCCGCCAGGGTGTGAGCGAATCCTTGCCGCCTTCGTTGGCCGCCCCGTTGCAAACCTTGATGGACAATGTTTCATCGCTGTCGGGAACGGCCACCTATGGCTTTAGCCCGATGGAACGTTCGGGCTTTCAGGGAAGCCCGCGCACCAATGCGAGTGATCTAAGCCTGCGTGCCGTCACCCCCAGCATCCTGGGTGCCTATCTGCCGGTGTCGGTGGGAACCGGCGTTAACATCGCCCATTACAACCATGTCGATAACACGACCCAGTGGAAAGCCGTGGGCAATGGCGGGCTGGGTGTGGCATTTTTGGGCGGCGATTATTTTGGCCATTCGCTGCGCTGGCTGGTCGGCATGGGCGGTGATGTTGATACGCGTGGCGTGGTTGGCGGCACGGCGGCGGCCGAAGTGGGGCCGTTATCCCTCAGCTATCGCCAGACCAGCCACAAGGAACAAACCTTGCTAGCTTCATGGCGGGTTTCCGATCTGTGGACCGAGGATCAAAAGCAGCGGGCCAGCACGTTAAGTGTCGCCAACGGAAACGGGCCTTTGAATTTAGCATCCCAGCCCATGCCGTCGTCGGAAGATAGCATGCGCGAAACCGAGGGCGCTTTGGGCCGCCTAGGCTTCCTGCCACCCACGGGGGCCGAAACAGCCAAGCCCACGTCACCAGCCGCCGCCAAGGCGGGCATGCGCCTCTCGGCAGCAGGTGTGGCCGAACAGCCCCGCGCGATTCAGGAATCGCTCAAGCGCTCGCAAGAACTAGCAAAGGAAGTGCGGGATAGCAAGAATTCTGAGTTGGCAAAATCATGTGGCAAAGCAATTTGTGCACCAAGTGCAAAGGTATCAGGGACGCAGGCAACAAACGCTCAGGCAACTGTAGTCTTCACTTTAGACACTTCAGAGTATTTCTCAGGTGAAAATTTAACTTACTCAAACAGTTCTGCTATAGCAAACCTGTCATTTGATTCAACAACGGGTCGCTTTTCTGGAACTATCCCTCTTGGCCAGGTTGGTGATACGTACAACCGAACGATTACTGCTACGAATAGCCAAGGAAGCGCCAGCGTAAGCATCAGCATCACCGTCGTCCCGTAA
- a CDS encoding argininosuccinate lyase → MKMRLAFLGMLFAAALSVPALAQEGKQDFTLVNKTGYELSAVYVSPSKADDWGDDILGQDTLDDGLEVDIVFTRAAKTCRWDLKVVYSDDDSSAVWNNIDLCSVNQITIRYNRKTDKTTASYE, encoded by the coding sequence ATGAAGATGCGACTTGCCTTTCTTGGAATGTTGTTTGCCGCCGCCTTGTCGGTTCCCGCCCTTGCCCAAGAGGGCAAGCAGGATTTCACGCTGGTCAACAAAACCGGCTACGAACTTAGCGCCGTCTATGTATCGCCCAGCAAGGCGGATGATTGGGGCGACGACATTCTGGGCCAGGATACGCTGGATGACGGGCTTGAAGTGGATATCGTCTTCACGAGGGCCGCGAAAACCTGCCGATGGGATTTGAAGGTCGTTTATTCGGATGACGATTCATCGGCCGTCTGGAACAATATCGATCTGTGTTCCGTCAACCAGATCACCATCAGATACAATCGAAAAACCGACAAGACGACCGCCAGCTACGAATAG
- a CDS encoding DUF86 domain-containing protein produces MNRAEDYIGHMLDAAKQACVYVEGMNKQVFLADKRTQQAVILNLVVIGEAATKLMAGYPDFVEAHPDIPWRSMRGMRNRIAHGYFDINLDVVWETVVISLPELVGRLELDAGVVDG; encoded by the coding sequence ATGAATAGGGCCGAGGATTACATCGGCCATATGTTGGACGCGGCGAAGCAGGCCTGCGTTTATGTCGAGGGAATGAACAAGCAAGTTTTCCTGGCCGACAAGCGCACCCAGCAGGCGGTGATTCTCAATCTTGTCGTCATTGGCGAGGCGGCGACCAAGCTGATGGCGGGTTATCCCGATTTCGTGGAGGCACATCCCGATATCCCCTGGCGGTCCATGCGCGGCATGAGAAACCGCATCGCCCATGGCTATTTCGACATCAATCTCGATGTGGTGTGGGAGACGGTTGTTATTTCGTTGCCGGAGTTGGTGGGGAGGTTGGAACTCGATGCCGGTGTCGTAGACGGATGA
- a CDS encoding type II toxin-antitoxin system YafQ family toxin, translating into MRTIRRTGIFKRDYKREQKGRHRKTLDSDLLEIVGLLVSDVPPPAQFRDHALIGEWKDCRDCHIHPDLVLIYRKPDDQTLELVRLGSHSELGL; encoded by the coding sequence ATGCGGACGATTAGGCGGACAGGAATTTTCAAGCGCGACTACAAGCGCGAACAAAAAGGCCGCCACCGGAAAACGCTGGACAGCGATCTTTTGGAAATTGTCGGTCTTCTTGTTTCGGATGTGCCGCCACCGGCACAATTTCGCGATCACGCCCTAATCGGGGAATGGAAAGACTGCCGCGACTGCCATATTCACCCGGACTTGGTTTTGATTTATCGAAAGCCCGACGATCAAACGTTGGAATTGGTCCGCTTGGGTTCGCATAGCGAATTGGGATTGTAA
- a CDS encoding DUF1508 domain-containing protein produces the protein MASCTDKNGDVWEIYSGADGWRWRRTASNGRIVGASTQGYSNKGDCIDNAQRNGMTCTPV, from the coding sequence ATGGCAAGCTGCACGGACAAGAACGGTGACGTTTGGGAGATTTACAGCGGCGCAGATGGCTGGAGATGGCGCCGCACCGCCAGCAACGGGCGTATTGTGGGGGCTTCAACCCAAGGATACAGCAATAAGGGCGACTGCATCGACAACGCCCAGCGCAACGGGATGACCTGCACCCCCGTGTGA
- a CDS encoding glycosyltransferase family 25 protein, whose product MQFFVINLDREAARLKDFLEANQGTGIAFTRFPGVNGASLGSLQSMPEIVTPEASAYTKASVGAALSHLALWRECVRQGQNIAIFEDDARLRFDLLEQLAVIEGGKTDWDFLLLGCNTDSVMEIVYAPGINFAGQFSILNPTEGQINDIRAKSGSVNLCRLKMAFGGCGYLITPKGARMLIEHCFPMDGRAINLWPTDATIEAYGIDCMMVGVYPQMNAYTCIPPLAISRNFQINRVDSMSAS is encoded by the coding sequence ATGCAATTCTTCGTCATCAATCTGGACCGGGAAGCGGCTAGGCTAAAGGACTTCCTAGAGGCAAATCAGGGGACCGGGATCGCCTTCACCCGATTTCCTGGCGTAAACGGGGCCAGTCTGGGCAGTTTGCAATCCATGCCCGAGATCGTGACGCCCGAAGCCTCTGCCTATACCAAGGCTTCGGTGGGGGCGGCACTGTCGCACCTTGCATTGTGGCGGGAGTGCGTGCGACAGGGGCAGAACATCGCCATCTTCGAAGACGATGCGCGGCTGCGCTTCGATCTGCTGGAACAACTGGCTGTCATCGAAGGCGGCAAGACCGACTGGGATTTTCTGCTGCTGGGCTGCAACACGGACAGCGTGATGGAAATCGTCTATGCGCCGGGGATCAACTTCGCAGGTCAGTTCTCCATTCTCAACCCGACCGAAGGGCAGATCAACGACATTCGCGCCAAAAGCGGTTCGGTCAATTTGTGCCGTTTGAAGATGGCATTCGGCGGCTGCGGATATCTGATTACGCCCAAGGGCGCTCGGATGCTGATCGAGCATTGTTTTCCGATGGATGGACGCGCGATCAATCTGTGGCCGACCGACGCAACCATTGAAGCCTACGGCATCGATTGCATGATGGTGGGTGTCTATCCCCAAATGAACGCCTATACCTGCATTCCGCCCCTAGCGATTAGCCGGAATTTTCAGATCAACCGGGTAGACTCTATGTCCGCCTCTTGA